The sequence CATCAACCGGAACCCACTGCCCCTTACCGCAGTAGCCCGGAAAATCGACCTTCAGGTCGTTCCCGATGGCGCGGATGTTTTTCAGGACGTCGAGTATACTCCCGGACAGGGCCACATCGCGAACCATCTCCTTCACTTTGCCGTTTTCAATTACATAACCCTCCCTCGCGCCGAAGGTGAAGGTGCCACCGGCGGTATCAACCTCGCCGCCCTTGTCGCCGACCATGTAGAGGCCGTTCTTGACCTCCTCGACCATCTCCTCAAAGCTCCAGTCGCCGGGCTCAACGTAGGTGTTGCTCATCCTCACGAGG is a genomic window of Thermococcus celericrescens containing:
- a CDS encoding TldD/PmbA family protein; this encodes GSYVYDDEGIRARRVEIIRDGVLVNYLNDRETSALLGLEPNGHGRAQGYNYQPLVRMSNTYVEPGDWSFEEMVEEVKNGLYMVGDKGGEVDTAGGTFTFGAREGYVIENGKVKEMVRDVALSGSILDVLKNIRAIGNDLKVDFPGYCGKGQWVPVDDGGPHVLTRALVGGLR